Within the Hippoglossus stenolepis isolate QCI-W04-F060 chromosome 2, HSTE1.2, whole genome shotgun sequence genome, the region cCTGATCCAAATcggcaccaaaatgtaatgggttctttcacTTACCGATAAGTATATTCagagatgtttatttttcccttcTCACCAGTAGTTTCAGTACGACTGGTGAGGTTGACCGTGTTTCCAAAAAGGCAATATCTGGGCATCCTCTGCCCGATCACCCCAGTCACCACTTCCCCTGTGTGGATACCGATCGTGATCTGGAAAGACACAAGAAGAGACTCTTCATGACATCTATTATTAGTGCTCCGTATTTTTGGTTATAATTTGAACTAAGCAAATAAAGATGCCAAAAATGTCGATACCTTTTGTCAACTACTGGAAAAATCAGGCTTAAATATTAAGTTTACTTCAATATTATAATTTGCTATCTGTGTTGAATTCATTCCTGAGCGCAGCACGTTACACTGACTTATGTTTCAAAACCACATCAACACAAAATGCACGGATTGAATTTGAGGAAAAATAATCCAAACTTTCTAATAAACcttgtaaatgttaaaatgaggaCCAAGAATATGATTTGTGTTTCACCGAGAAAGAacaagataaaaacatttaagcAGCTATCAAGTGAAACACTTCTCTTAGTGTGTTGGCACAAAATCTTAAAGCTACTGACTGAAAAGGTGCAAAATTTGGTGGGTGGATATAAGGTTAGCTTTGCCAGAAATCCCTCCGTGCACAAATTTTTGATTTGGGGGTTGGCGGAAAACTATCACTTCCAAAAGTAGCCTGAGGCAATCTACAGCCTAATATTTATACTTGAACCTGAAGGCTCTTCAGTGCTTATTGTCTTCAGACCGTGAAGACGCTGTAAGTGTCTGCGACAAATGAGTTTCTATTTTTAGCGGCGGGGTCGTGAGATGATTTGAGTCTGTTTTCGCTTCTAAACCGGACTCCTCTTCAGCCAGTGCCATGTCCCAAAATAAACAGCCTTTTGTTAAGCAGACATGATTTTCCAGAGTCAGGTCTCAACAGTCATCGATACAATAACAATCTCCAACACTCGGTTAAACAAAagtctgctgttttctctccaacTTTTCACTGCGCATTACTTCACTCTGGAAATATGTCCAGATGCACAGATGCAGTTATTCTAAAATCAATCAGCAAGAAAAAAGGGCCCAAGGCTGAAGAGTTGTTCGTATTgagtcagctgcagcagacgtCTGACACGTTAACGTGTGgagtttaaagaaaaactggACGGTAACAGAGAAAAATTATCTTTGCCAAAATAACATtgctaatgaaataaaaataaataaacttgaagCACAAAAATACTGCTAATTATTATTCTTATACATGTTTTCTGCCCACACTCAAACTCTGCCCATTTAAAAAAGTGAGAATGAATAAAGTCAATCTGTGATATTATGTGGAGCATTAATTCAGGAACCAACTCAAAACGAAACTCATCTTTTCCCTTCGATCAAGAACCTTGTGTTTTATCAGATTGTTTCACTAAACTTATTCATACTGCTGCTCTTTTTCGATCCTGTTTTATTGGTTGCATCTTTTTAGTGCTTCTGGATTTTATCATGACTTTTGGTCTACTAATACTTTATATGTTTTATCGTTTTGTTCATTCTTATAACAACTTTGCATGGTCTATTGTTTTGTGTAACTTTTTATatgcttttatatattttattattttactttattttattcattcaatttatcttattttatttgtcaagCAACTTGAGCtgcatttatgtatatatatatatatattattattattattattacatcaataaaacatttacaaaatatatatgcTTAAAATTGTGATTATCATTTAAAGAGAGCAGAAGCAGTGTTAAAAAGATTATTAAACTTCTCTGTCTGTAACCTTTTCcttattttaattcatgtgttttatttccttgttttaatcaaatatttctAATTTCTCCCAGTTTGCTAAATTGACCGTGGACAACAGCCATCCTGCTCACCGTCAATGCCTCATTTAAGACTTCAAGATTTCGAGTACAGACATAAGAAactaacaaaaaatatattttctgataGAGCTGAGCGATACAGCCAAGATAGAAAACGTTCTTTTCAGTCAATATtgaattatcacaataaatatccaatttttttttaaaaaggagaagacaaacacttgattttaaacatctgaggttgatcaattatgtgttatacatCCTCACTGGGCACAATGCATACGAATAATATAGATAtgtattggacttttgttatttttctattgATGAAATAGATATTGGGATAATTATTGAATGTGTTTCTACCACACCTGCACTGGTTTATCATCCACTTTGACCTGTCCAGCAATCTCCATCATATCGAGAGCGAGGTGGCAGATGGACTTGGCGTGGTGCGTGCACGGCTCTGGCAGGCCACTCACTGTCATGTACTTATCACCCACCGTTTCCACCTGTGGGAGCAAAAACATGTGAACGACATCAGAGCCTGTTTCATCTGTGCCTTAGTGTCATTTCATGCAAAAATCATCTGATCCCACTGAGATTTCTTGAATGCACCGTGCtgctaaaaataaactgaaacacCCTGAGATAAACACTTAAACACTTACATCAGCTTTAAGACATCCAGGGCCTCTTGGAGCCCGGCTGAAAAGCCCAGGACCACCAAGCCATTCAGCTCCTAGAGTAAATATTACTTCTTTTGGTGACCCAGTGCCTGAGGCTGATCCTTTGGAAGTGGCGAGGTCTGTTTGACTTCTTAAAGTGCATTCTTGTCTGAAAGCCTGGAGTGTAAATCTGCTGCACGAGGCCTATAAAACCGTGCAGTGCCTCCGTAAAACTGCACCGTGTTTAGAAGCTGGTTCTGTTCTTCATATGGTGAAAAACTCAAGTCAATTGGTATAAATCCTCTCTTACTGACTCTGTGTGCTTATAATTACAAAACATCAGTCACCAGAGAGTCGGGGGGCTTCGTGCATTAAAGCTGGAGAACCAACTCAGATCGTCGACTTTAACAGTACTTGTACGTCTAAATTTAAATAGATCTATAGTCTGCACCTTGATTATTGCCTCCGCcagggaggttttgttttcatctgcattgtttttttctgtgaacaGGATTAAGCAAGAACATCTCAATCCGATTTCCATAAAGTTTTCTGGAGGGGTACGGCATCACCCAAGGTATAATAACCCATTGAatattttgtgcagatccagatcagagaGTCGATTCAGGAGGgttatttttccctttctttaacattgtgagatggggtattttttacattgatttctcagagaataattcatgggtcttgaattaaaaaaatgtaagaaaaatcTGATccatttaggggactgatatttatgagtgtgtgcaatttggtgcagatccaaataaaaatcaaaataaagtgaatttaattgtggtttcataaggagactgttcggccttgtttgtctgttggttagcaggataacacaaaaagtACTTGATAGATTATGacgacacttggtggaaggatgcggtatagGTCTTATAGttatttaggagactgatatctatgagtgtgtgaaatttggtgcgaGTTGACTCTCTGAAACCTCTACTTTTCACTGTGCTGCTTAAATCCAGTCCTTTTTTCAGCCTTTTTAGTGAGAGAGGTAtttagaaataaacatgatattATATTATGGTACAACTCTTTCTTCTAACCTTGTACACATAAGGGTTCTTGCGAGAGTCCGTCAAGATGTCAAAACGCGTGTAGACATCATTGAGCAGGTTGACGATCTTGATGGCCCCCTCGGCTGAGGCGTGTTTGCTGCAGAAGGCGTTAAATCCCACGATGCCACTGAAGAGGATGGTCAGGTTGTCGTAGCGTTTGGCCGGGACGGGCCGTTTGTGCCGCAGCTCGTTGGCAACAGATGGCGGCAGAACGGAATAGAGCAAtctgagaggaaggagagaaatgaaCAATTTGAGTGGAAGCGTAGTTATGGCAGCAGTTAATCGGCTGGGGCTGCCAGACTGAGGTTTGGCCGTGGGATCGGCATGTTATACGCTCACCCACCACCTTTTGGTCATTTTGCTATGCAAGCTGCTCTCGGATGGGAGTGTGGTGTTTCTATGGTAACTAGTTAGACCATGGCAGCCTGTTAAAAGCAAAATACCTTCCATGATACATCGTATTTTGAGGACACATGATAAATACAGACAACAGTTACCAAACAGAAAtctatacatgtgtatataaagTGTATTCACCCAGGAGACAAGGCTGCACATATTTATCTACAACATCTTAAATGATTCACATACATGAGCATATAGAGAAATTATTCTTACGAGGtaaacagcagcaaacacagcaTAGATATATGTTTTCATGGCCGGGAAGCTCATTGTTGTGAAGCTCGACAGAGTAGCAacagttattttaaatatttaaagcgGAGCCATGAATTCTAATCAATGTTGGGAGCCTGAGGCACTGAGACCAGAGGTGAGAATAATAATGTCGGGATCCATTCGGGGAGTGAAAGTcttctcctgtgagaagaagaTTGGGTTGCTCCAGTCTTAATAAAGACCACGGTCCACCTCCGTGCTGCTCTCCAGCTGTCACCCGCTGCTGTGCCAAATTACTATGACAGGCCTTTCTCTGAAAGCCAGAGTCAGAGTGTCTTCACCATAACAGGGGCTGAAAAGTAGCTGAGGCAAATATCAACTTGAGTATATCAATAGATTCTGACCGTAGGTGGTCGCACTGTATCTTCGGTGTTCCTTGTTTAAAATCAGTCCATAAAAGGGGgtagttgaaaaataaatggcaATGGGCCCAACTTTTAAAAGACAAGTTCACGAACGATCtttggtgtttatttttccactggAGGAAGATAAAACGAGAATAACACCAGTGTACACATGGTGAGTTTGAGGTTGACTTCCCTGCAGATAATTACAGGGATGTAACATATAGTTAAACCTAATGTGTGTTACAAGCTGAGATATTAACAAGCTCGGTTCTGTTCTTCAGAGATTGACGCATCTTGCAGATGTTTGGGAAGACGTTTCTTAAATTCTGCCAAGACTCAGAATACGACACCATCTTCCCGAGTGTTGGGATCCACATATTCTTGAATGACTGTAATAGGAATTTTTTTCTCAGTGacttcaagtttcaagtttttaaacaaattaagaTGTGAGTGAAAAAACGAAGTTATTTCTCAGAGCTGTGGTTCCCAACCTGAGGATCACGACCCCTCCACGGGGGCAAAAGAGAAATAAGGGGTTTCAGGATGATTACAAAGTATTACAAAAAATCTGCTTCATAACAAGTATGTCATTTCTCTCATCTATGTATTTTacttgtttaaaattaaatagtGTTGCCTTTTTCAGCCTTTTAAGTAAAGCTAAATAATTGGTTGCTGGAAATATCGTCTCAATCTCCCCTTCTGTTTCTGAATGATGGCGTTATTTTGGAGCATTATGATGTGACAGTGAAGCTGACCTATGACCCTTTAACTGTCCAATTTCATTTCATATCATGTATGTGTACATATGACATTTTATCCTATTAGACATTTGTGGGAAACTTTGTCatagtgaatgtttgtgtcacatGTGATAAAATTCCCTGTGGGGGTTTCTGATATATTACATTTACGAGAGTGAGTGGTCAGATGACGACAGACACAAATATGCAAACTTTCATGAGTGTGGAAAGACCGGGCTCAAAGAGCTTTGACATTCCCTGGGGTTCAGTAGTTGTGTGAATGCCTCAGTTTGAGTGGGTCAATGTTTTTACcttaatgtttatttacaatTCTGTGTTTGAGGTAAATAAATATCTGGCAGGTATGAGAGTCGTTGTTTGAGCTGACGATgatgtatgtttaaaataagaGTTTTGTCATTTACTAAAGCAGCATGTCGGTGTATCctgaacaaaaaaagaaaaaggacaatCGATAAAAACAGTCCGACCTgtccgtcttcttcttctcgtcctCCAGGGCCCGGAGTGTGTGCTGCAGACGATCTGTCAAGATCTCCAGCTCCTGTGTCAGTTTGTACTCCTCACGAAACTGCTCGCCCAGCAGCACCAGGTCACGTGTGGCATCATGTAGCGGGATGTCGCTCAGGTACAGCCCCCTCCGTGTAAGATCGTCCAGGTTCATGACACTGATCACCAAAAATAGAGAATGGGTGAACgaagagaggagacatggcATGAAATATTAAGTCATTACAGCTGACGTGAGTTATTTTCAAACAGAAATAGTCGTAAATGTCTGACTTGAGTGTGTGGAGGCAGGATGTCTGCAGACTTGTTGCTCAACCCAAGAACGAGAAGTAATTAAAACGGAGCATAAAGTGTGGACCAGCAGCAGTGAGATCACAGACTGTCTCCAGATAAATGTTGTTCTTGTGGCATGAGGTCAGACACTGTGGTACGAGACCTCTCCAGTCCGGTGAACGCGTCTCTGCAGATTTCTGTCGGGCGGCAACCCTTCGTGGAAACACTGATCTTGTCCTCTGCAAAGTGTTTTTCGATCAGTGAGGACAAGATCTCTTAAACCCTGCTCTCTCCCGCGTCCGATATTTCACGAGAAATGTCTGATTGGTTGCATGAAGGCCACGGAGGCTAATGGAGGTCACTGCAGGAGAAGCCATGTAATTACCAGCTCACATGTCTCTCAGTTTCCTGGTCAGGTTGTTTTCTCTCACCATGTGCCCTCAAATTCATTTGGTTGGGTCACAGAATATAAATTGTTCTTGTGCGAATAAATAATGCTTCACCTTTTTACCCTCTGATACAGTTTATATAGATAATATATTAGAAAAGATCTGATGTGAAATGTTTATGTAATGTACTCGTATTGAAGGTCATAGACTGTATTTCTTGTAATTTTTGCACAAATGATATTTAGCTCTAACAATTcaatgtataaaaatacaagtttatttttgaaaaaacatgtgatatttGGTATTTATGATGAGATATGATCAATAAGAACATGTATTGacactcacactgacactgtgtaTATGACCTACTGTGTGTACTCATTCtctatattttcaaaataagatgttGACTAATGTTAACACAAGACAAACTTCTTTTAATGaagtaaatatttgtgtatAAAATATTACTTAAAAATCTTTAGgttcaaatatttaaagttgGGAACATAAAGATAAACACTAACACAATAGAGATAACCTTTCAGCATGTTATCAATATAGTGGTAATGAGGACCAATGGACTAAAACAAATACTGGTGAGATATTTGAGCAGACGCAGCAAGTTTTAACAGcttcaaaatgtattcaaaactATACTGGCctgtatgtttatgtatattattagttttattttatataaatagaagttaaatgacaacacattttatttgtcaggATTTTGAATATGTGCCAGAATAGTGGAGTGTTCCCCTTCAGTCTGGGTTTGGATATTGAGCGTATGCTTCTGTTGGAGCCAAGGCACTGTGGCTTTACctgggtgagcagagaaaaaggaTGTTCTCCGCCTCTGGCAAGTAAATCATCTGTCCTTTCAATCTCAGACAGCTGATCTCCACACCCGTCAGCTCGTCCTCGTTCTCCACCGTCTCCACATTCAGCACGCCCTCCTGGCAGGATTACATCACACTTATGAATATTTCATACGAAGTTCTTCTCTAAATCTACCTCAAACCTGTGCACCACTTCAGctcaacttttattttctgtattattttgCTTTAAGTGCTGTGTGCATCTTTTACCAGTGGAGAGCATTAGTTCAGATTTCATGTGGAATTCGGTGGCGCTCTGAGACAAGTCTCCACACAATGAGTCTGATGTGCATTTTCACAACATTGCAGCTAATATACTGACATGTGAGAATTTACTGTCCCGTGAGGACACACGAGTacacaaattcaaatatttcctCTTCTCACTGTATTTCAAACCACCCGAGTTTCTATTTGCGTCTCAGGATTCAATTTAAAACCCTTGCACTCTTTGCCCTGTGCATAAATAtcaatgttaaattaaaattattcatttctttgattaATTGTTCACATGCTGAACAATCTCGGCACGCAAACAATTTCATCCTCGTTAACGGTGTTGATGAAACCCACATAATCTAAATATCATGCAGCTTCTAAAAATATCAGTGAGCTCATCCATATCAATATGTTGTCATAAGACTATAAGCACATTTCTGTAGTGTAGAATAAAATCAGGTTTTGATCATGTTTACTTTGGGTCTGTTCCAGTGTTTATTTCATAACAAAAAGAGTCATGTGATGAAGACTGTGTTTAGTGTAGTATGTGTCACACTGACTGTACCTTGCTTCGCAGCACGAAGACGGTGTTGATGTGAGACAGGATGCCATGATAGCTGAAGTCAATGTGAGGACGGACCAAAGAGAAGACTGATGGAAGGATACACGAGCCCGGGTGAAGCTGGGgaatccaaaaataaaaaggttagAATTAGAATAGATTAGATTGTAATATTTGTTATCTGTATTATGTATTCCTAGGTAGTTTTTGAGAAATCCAgatcaacacagagacacaatcaGGAGCTGAGTTCATGAGCCCGTGTTTTCAGCGTGTAAAACAGACTTTAGGTGTAAGTGCatgagaacctgtggcagcaCTCGATAAATGGCGTTCCCACACTGTGTGAGCATCAGGTCCTTGTCGAACATGAGGTGGAAGGGGAAGGCCTTGCAGAACGTGTACGGACTGATCCAAGTCTCCTGCGTGCCGTTCTCCTCGAAGCCGTCCAGATCCTCATAGAACGCCTCCTCCTCTGAATCCTTCTCCTCGATGAGGAACTTGATGTGGTCGCACTCCTCGCTTTTCGGTTGGATCATCTGTGTAACATGAACGATTGAATTATGATGCAGCTGTTCTGATTAATTAGTTAAACTCCACTATATTGTGGCACATGattgctgcagtgacacagtttTGGATTAAATATTTAACCTTTGCCATTTTCGGTGTGATTAAATATCCTCccattaacattattattaatctCTGGTGTCTTATTCTAAAATTAGGAGGGTAGAAAATGACATTATTCTGTGGGTTTATGGGCATAAGGCATGCTGACGTCAAGCTGCCGTCTCTGCACCCTGTTGCCACAGCAACAGAGGCTAATACCTCCAGAAAAATTGGGTGTCACATTTGGAGCGTCTgccattttctgttctttcattACACACACAATTGCTGAAAAAATGTTAGCCTGTCTGTACAATATGATTAGGTTTACGAGAAAATGTCACTCGCTCCTGAAAATGAGGAGAAAACCCTGgctaaagtaaagtaaatgtcGGAGGAGGATAACAAACCCCAGTTATTAGTGTAGATTACACACTGTGATCTGTGGGCTGGCCCTggacatacaaataaaaataccaGTGGAAGTTTATGAGATGTTGATTTTTACTGACTAGTTTGAAACAAATCAGATTGTGTGGCTCTCAGGATTGATTATCTAATGAATCTAGTtgaatataaatgaaacaacactttgaaaaaagttaaagtaaaaccaCGGAAGGAAAAAAACTCCCCGACATCTCAAAGCTCGAGACTCTATAACTTGGATCTAAAAATATCCTCTGACTCAAAGAGGAGATGCCAAAAAACTAAGTGCTGAACCGCAGTTGTCACAGCGCTGCTCTGTTGCCGTTTTGGATATTTGGAaactttctgttgtttaatcTCCACGTTATTATGTCTTCAGTTATATCCCCAGACTCAAACTTACGCATTCTGACAGAAAGCATTACGGCCACTTAAAGGCTTCATTGAATGTTGTACCATAATTTAGAGAGAAACcagggggaggaaaaaaaaaaggaagtcaTCTTCATTTATCACCGGCAGCAGAGAGAGCTATTAGAGCTGCGAGTTCACCGAGCACAGAGAGGGGGGATGAAAACAGCGACGCAGACCTTCATCTCGATCTCTGTTCCGTGGATTTGTTGAGCGACGGTTTTAATGATGCCAATCACGATGTCTTGCAGGCCCTCTCTCTCCGAGTAGTAGTGAAGAATCAGATTGGTTCCCTTCTCGGCGTCGGTGCAGCGAAATGAGGGAGCCCTCATGCCGGGATAAATGGTGCCCAGGTGGTCATGCAGAGCGTCCAAATTCTGAAAATTCAGTTTGAAGATAAAATATGCAACATTCAATCACAGCACGATTTAATTAAAACCTGGCTGAGGTATGATCAGCTGTACAAAATGCATTAAACATTAAAGGGTGGTGCACCCCCATAACGATCGGGAACTTGtgagagacagatttaaaatatgaatgttcAAGAAGGATGCAGTGGAGGATGAGATCTCCTgaagaaggttgtgttttcattggcatttgtttgtctggCTGTCAGCAGGATGATTCAAAAACgtactgaaccaatttccatgaaatttagTTGAGGGGTGGGAAGTGACCCAAGGAAAAACCCATTACTTTTCAAAGTGGATACGGAGAAacaggtggatccaggatttttttttttacattgagtAACATGGCGAGATAGAACTTTAGCCTTGTTGGAAGTATGTGCTCTCATGCCACTTTTCTACTTCTAtccaccatagactgtattaaaaaaagaccaTGAGTCTCTTCTTCCTCGGACtacacaaaaatgaagccaaaatatcccagatacgaacacTACTATCTTACACTTTTGGAGCGTGTATcgtggttttgtatttttatagcatcaaatagctaattaaaaccaaacttactgaaatatgaaaacatacagTCAGTGTGTTAACAAttacctcaaatgacagaaaccatctttgacataaatatatttgaagtgttctttgatttttttttttttgttgtttggctcaggtcccatctactaacatggaggaggtgggatatatgacttatactgcagccagccaccagcaCTAGCATGAAGCCTCTAgcccctgatgacatcactatgacatCATCAAGGGTTAATTCGTCAGACAAAGCCACAAAACACTACAAGtttgaaaaggagaaaatatcTGGGTGTAAACTGTTAGAAAGATTAATTTAGCCCACTCCTGAGCTACATTAGTGCAATACACCCAGATCACCAACCCATCATGTCATCTGTTCatgtgcattgtgggaaatgtacaTGCCAGGGGTTTTGACAAGGAGGAACAAAGCATAGACTAAAAAAGGGAAGATATCTCTGCATCGATTTGATCCTTTTCTAAATGTTCCACTGTGAGCCCGACAATGTTATATCtacagaagaggagagagccCTACCTGCAGGAATTCACGAACATTTGATCCCAACACTCGCAAGATGGTGTCGTATCCGGACTCTTGGCAGAATTCAAAAAACATCTTCCCAAACATCTGCAAGATGTCTCCTGCGTCGATCTCTGAAATACAGAACAGAGCGTGTTAATGTCTCAGCTTGTGACACGGGCTCTATTTGTGTCATTAAGCTCCATTTGTACCATATATCATCTACAGTGAGTGGGTGTTTATTTACAATAGTCAAACAGAAATTCTGCCACTTACTCAGAACTTTACTTGCAGCCGCTACAAGATCGTAGGTTTTGCCGTCTTCATATATGATCCTGACGAGGAACTGACCCTCGATGTCGAGCTGGGCCTCCCgcctgaaaacaaagagaagctgTTACTCACGAGCTGCAGCAAATGTTGCAGCACAGGTAAACAGTCACTGTCATTATTCAAGCAATCGACTCTTACTCCCTTTTTGGATTAATAagggttcctgcaggtttcaaaaAGTTGCATTTGACTTTTTAGGAGATAATGACTGAAATTAACAACCTATGGCAAGTACGACAGATTTGATGGAATATCAGAGACCCTACATGACAAGAACTAACCCCATGAATGAAGATAAGGTAAAGTAGTCAAGAGAGAATAACCCTTGAAACGCCACAATATCTAAAACATAGACAGTAGGTATCTATATGGTCTTTCCTACAGCCAAGCCAATCAGTTATcaggtcttgtttgtagttttattacagcatgCTAATATTTGCATCGTTGAGAAGAACtaaaacacatggaaacattAGAAACTATGCAAAACGTTCCTCTTAAAAGCAAAGGTAGAGGTAGAGTTAAATGCATATTAACATAATTATATCCTgctttaacatattttaaaatcaaatcaaattaaataataataatatacaacccattttcacaaatctcatttatatgtttacatatttaaattattaattgaattgattattgattattgaattttaaataagttacatttatattttacagtaacATAAAAACGGTTTCCATGTTGTTTTGAAGTTGTTACACTGTAATAATCAGCTTAAGATCTACAGCAGATCCTCTGCACTGCGAGCACAGAGCGCACTTTACTATTTATACATTTGACATCcacttctttttaaatgtcagaaatctTAATGAGGATCTGATTACTCCTGTTTAactgagaaaacagaaatgatttaCAGGCCTGACCAGCAGCCGCCATCTTATCACAACCTGTACCAGCTGGAAAAACATACCAAGCCTTGAAAGCTTtcggaaagaaaataaaaattcattTACAAAGTCGGAAAACAGACCAAACATGATAAATCGTGCGTTAAATAACGATGAGTTACATTCGGAGATGCTGCGCAGcagtatatatttttctttttttgtggtgGCTGGAGAAGCttgaaaacatttacacaaggcagctgctgctgtgttttcctcctttctttcttcgGCAGGGTCAAGTTGAGGGCAGCTGATACTacagatgaaaaataaactaCGATGGGGCAAAGTGTTTTAACATGTAGAAAAAATGACGTGTTAGCGTTACACTGGAGAATGGAATGCTATCAATCCTATAAGATGTAACTGGCCAGGATGATTCTAATCACTAAGAATAAAACACGTTGAAGTGCCTCTGCTCCATTaaggtttttattctttttactATCTGTTGGACTGCGATGTGCGACATTCTCCCTCTAAATGATACATATACTATTATCCTGTGAAATCCACAATATCTCCAAAAAGTTAACTTTTCATGAGCTCAGAAAACATTCCTGTTCTCAGCTCTTTGACACTGCAATTACTAGATAAT harbors:
- the gucy1b1 gene encoding guanylate cyclase soluble subunit beta-1 — protein: MYGFVNHALELLVLRNYGPEVWEDIKREAQLDIEGQFLVRIIYEDGKTYDLVAAASKVLKIDAGDILQMFGKMFFEFCQESGYDTILRVLGSNVREFLQNLDALHDHLGTIYPGMRAPSFRCTDAEKGTNLILHYYSEREGLQDIVIGIIKTVAQQIHGTEIEMKMIQPKSEECDHIKFLIEEKDSEEEAFYEDLDGFEENGTQETWISPYTFCKAFPFHLMFDKDLMLTQCGNAIYRVLPQLHPGSCILPSVFSLVRPHIDFSYHGILSHINTVFVLRSKEGVLNVETVENEDELTGVEISCLRLKGQMIYLPEAENILFLCSPSVMNLDDLTRRGLYLSDIPLHDATRDLVLLGEQFREEYKLTQELEILTDRLQHTLRALEDEKKKTDRLLYSVLPPSVANELRHKRPVPAKRYDNLTILFSGIVGFNAFCSKHASAEGAIKIVNLLNDVYTRFDILTDSRKNPYVYKVETVGDKYMTVSGLPEPCTHHAKSICHLALDMMEIAGQVKVDDKPVQITIGIHTGEVVTGVIGQRMPRYCLFGNTVNLTSRTETTGEKGKINISEYTYRCLQSAENADPQFHLEYRGPISMKGKKEPMKVYFLSRTSTDSESATVEA